From Medicago truncatula cultivar Jemalong A17 chromosome 7, MtrunA17r5.0-ANR, whole genome shotgun sequence, a single genomic window includes:
- the LOC25499390 gene encoding splicing factor U2af small subunit B: MAEHLASIFGTEKDRVNCPFYFKIGACRHGDRCSRLHTKPTISPTLVLSNMYQRPDMNLNFINPTPNQPQQPQPPQPPQPESLDPDKLQEHFDDFYEDLFEELSKYGQIQSLNICDNLADHMVGNVYVQYKEEDHAANALMNLTGRFYSGRPIIVDFSPVTDFREATCRQYEENVCNRGGYCNFMHLKKISRDLRKRLFGRSSRRWNDRSGSRSRSPPRNRNYEGRSYSGRGSGRRDLDRSHGSHGRRPRSRSPRHRGRRSRSPVGRDRSPNPVRGERESSVERRARIEQWNREKEVGDSGNKDNKSNNDYEEAGLKNGSDSGNHQI, translated from the exons ATGGCGGAGCATTTAGCATCGATATTCGGAACAGAGAAAGACAGAGTTAACTGTCCATTCTACTTCAAGATCGGAGCTTGTAGACATGGTGACCGCTGTTCTCGTCTTCATACCAAACCCACCATTAGTCCCACTCTTGTTCTCTCCAATATGTATCAACGTCCTGATATGAACCTTAACTTTATCAATCCTACTCCTAATCAACCTCAACAACCTCAACCTCCTCAACCACCTCAACCTGAATCTCTCGACCCTGATAAACTCCAAGAACACTTCGAT gatttttatgaAGATCTATTTGAGGAGCTGAGCAAGTATGGTCAAATTCAGAGCTTGAATATTTGTGACAATTTGGCTGATCATATG gttggCAATGTATATGTTCAGTATAAAGAGGAAGACCATGCTGCTAATGCTCTTATGAATCTCACTGGAAGATTTTATTCAG GCCGACCAATCATTGTTGACTTCTCTCCTGTTACGGATTTTCGAGAAGCTACTTGTAGGCAGTACGAAGAGAATGTATGCAATCGAGGTGGCTACTGCAACTTTATGCATCTAAAGAAGATTAGCAG AGATTTGAGGAAGCGATTATTCGGAAGAAGTAGTAGGCGTTGGAATGACCGTAGTGGAAGCAGAAGCCGGAGCCCCCCGAGGAATCGTAACTATGAGGGGCGTTCATATTCTGGCCGTGGTTCTGGTAGAAGGGATTTGGACAGGTCTCATGGCTCCCATGGTAGAAGGCCAAGAAGCCGTAGTCCTCGGCATAGAGGAAGGCGGAGTAGAAGTCCAGTGGGCAGAGATAGGAGTCCGAATCCGGTCAGAGGAGAAAGAGAAAGTAGTGTAGAAAGGAGAGCTAGAATAGAACAATGGAACAGGGAGAAGGAAGTTGGAGATTCTGGTAACAAAGACAATAAGAGTAACAATGATTATGAAGAGGCGGGCTTAAAAAATGGCAGTGATTCTGGCAATCATCAGATATAG
- the LOC25499389 gene encoding enolase, which translates to MAAITSIKARQIFDSRGNPTVEVDITVSDGTFARAAVPSGASTGIYEALELRDGGSDYLGKGVSKAVANVNTIIAPALIGKDPTQQTEIDNFMVQKLDGTVNEWGWCKQKLGANAILAVSLAVCKAGANVLKIPLYKHIANIAGNKHLVLPVPAFNVINGGSHAGNKLAMQEFMVLPVGASSFKEAMKMGVEVYHHLKAVIKKKYGQDAVNVGDEGGFAPNIQENKEGLELLKSAIDKAGYTGKVVIGMDVAASEFYKEDKSYDLNFKEDNNDGSQKISGEALKDLYKSFVSEYPIVSIEDPFDQDDWEHYAKMTGEIGTNVQIVGDDLLVTNPKRVQKAIDSKACNALLLKVNQIGSVTESIEAVRMSKKAGWGVMTSHRSGETEDTFIADLAVGLSTGQIKTGAPCRSERLAKYNQLLRIEEELGAEAVYAGANFRTPVEPY; encoded by the exons ATGGCTGCTATCACTTCCATCAAGGCCCGTCAGATCTTTGACAGTCGTGGCAATCCTACCGTTGAG GTTGATATTACTGTCTCCGATGGCACTTTTGCTAGAGCTGCTGTTCCTAGTGGTGCATCCACTG GTATTTACGAGGCTCTTGAGTTAAGAGATGGAGGATCTGACTACCTTGGAAAAGGTGTATCAAAG GCTGTTGCCAACGTGAACACCATCATTGCCCCAGCATTGATCGGCAAG GACCCAACTCAGCAGACAGAAATTGACAACTTCATGGTTCAGAAGCTTGATGGAACCGTTAATGAATGGGGTTGGTGCAAACAAAAG CTTGGTGCCAATGCCATATTAGCAGTGTCTCTTGCAGTGTGCAAAGCAGGTGCTAATGTCCTAAAGATTCCTCTATACAAG CATATTGCAAACATTGCTGGTAACAAGCACTTGGTTTTACCTGTTCCCGCTTTCAATGTGATTAATGGTGGATCACATGCCGGAAACAAACTTGCCATGCAG GAGTTTATGGTTCTTCCCGTGGGAGCCTCCTCTTTCAAGGAAGCCATGAAGATGGGTGTGGAAGTCTATCACCATCTGAAG GCTGTGATTAAGAAGAAATATGGTCAAGATGCAGTAAATGTTGGTGATGAAGGTGGCTTTGCCCCTAACATTCAAGAAAACAAGGAAGGTTTGGAATTGCTAAAATCCGCCATTGACAAAGCTGGTTACACCGGCAAA GTTGTCATTGGAATGGATGTTGCAGCTTCTGAGTTCTACAAGGAGGACAAATCATACGATTTGAACTTCAAGGAAGAT AACAACGACGGCTCACAGAAGATCTCTGGAGAGGCTTTGAAAGATCTCTACAAGTCATTTGTGTCAGAGTACCCAATTGTTTCAATTGAGGATCCTTTTGACCAGGATGACTGGGAGCACTATGCTAAGATGACTGGTGAGATTGGAACCAATGTACAAATTGTTGGCGATGATCTCTTGGTTACCAACCCCAAG AGAGTTCAGAAGGCAATTGACTCTAAAGCATGCAATGCTCTTTTGCTCAAG GTGAACCAAATTGGATCAGTGACTGAGAGTATTGAAGCTGTCAGGATGTCCAAAAAGGCCGGATGGGGTGTCATGACCAGCCACAGAAG TGGAGAGACTGAGGATACCTTCATTGCTGATCTTGCTGTTGGTTTGTCAACG GGTCAAATTAAGACTGGAGCACCTTGCAGGTCAGAGCGTCTTGCCAAGTACAACCAG CTCTTGAGAATTGAGGAGGAGCTTGGTGCTGAAGCAGTGTATGCTGGAGCAAACTTCCGTACCCCTGTCGAGCCATACTAA
- the LOC25499388 gene encoding peroxiredoxin-2E, chloroplastic, which produces MATSLSFSRLLSSSTTTSLLSPKTKTLSSNFTLPLKFNRFNSKPLRFSSSPKISATISVGDKLPESTFSYLDPAGEVQTITVSDLTKGKKAVLFAVPGAFTPTCSQKHVPGFVEKSAELKAKGIDTIACISVNDAFVMKAWKEDLKVNDEVVLLSDGNGDFTKAIGVELDLSDKPVGLGVRSRRYALLAEDGVVKLFNLEEGGAFTFSGADDILKVL; this is translated from the coding sequence ATGGCAACATCACTCTCTTTCTCCAGACTCCTCTCATCTTCTACCACTACCTCACTCTTATCTCCCAAAACCAAAACCCTCTCTTCCAACTTCACCCTCCCTCTCAAATTCAACCGCTTCAACTCAAAACCTCTCCGATTCTCCTCTTCCCCCAAAATCTCCGCCACCATCTCCGTCGGCGACAAACTCCCCGAATCCACCTTCTCCTACCTCGACCCCGCCGGCGAAGTCCAAACTATAACCGTCTCCGACCTAACAAAAGGCAAAAAAGCAGTCCTCTTCGCCGTTCCAGGAGCCTTCACACCAACATGCTCACAGAAACACGTTCCTGGATTCGTGGAGAAATCAGCGGAGCTAAAAGCGAAGGGAATTGACACCATCGCTTGCATTTCGGTGAACGATGCGTTCGTGATGAAAGCGTGGAAGGAGGATTTGAAGGTTAATGATGAAGTGGTGCTTTTGTCTGATGGGAATGGTGATTTCACGAAAGCAATTGGTGTTGAGCTTGATTTGAGTGATAAACCTGTTGGATTGGGTGTTAGGTCAAGACGTTATGCTTTGTTGGCTGAAGATGGTGTTGTTAAGCTTTTCAATTTGGAGGAAGGTGGTGCTTTTACTTTCAGTGGTGCTGATGATATTCTCAAAGTTCTTTGA